A genome region from Schaalia sp. 19OD2882 includes the following:
- the secA gene encoding preprotein translocase subunit SecA, whose amino-acid sequence MGIIDKILRAGEGRQLRKLDRTAKQVEALREDFEQLTDEELRAKTDEFKERLAQGETLDDLLVEAFATVREAAWRVLRQRPFHVQIMGGAALHGGNIAEMKTGEGKTLVATMPAYLRSLTGKGVHVVTVNDYLAKYQSDLMARVFNFLGVSVGCVLVGQEPAERRRQYEADITYGTNNEFGFDYLRDNMAQRVEDMVQRGHNYVIVDEVDSILIDEARTPLIISGPASGDVNRWYTEFARIARLLEAGVDYEVDEKKRTVGVLEDGIDKVEDQLGVENLYEAANTPLIGFLNNAIKAKELFHRDRDYIVDGGEVLIVDEHTGRVLPGRRYNDGMHQAIEAKEGVQIKAENQTLATITLQNYFRLYPEGSRAGMTGTAETEAAEFASTYKIGVIPIPTNRPMIRKDQTDLVYPTEKGKLAAIIEDIVARHDAGQPVLVGTASVEKSELVSRLLKERHIPHQVLNAKQHAREAQVVAMAGRKGAVTVATNMAGRGTDIMLGGNSEFIAQANLAARGLDPKENPEEYREQWPIALEEAEAAVQAEREEVRELGGLYVLGTERHESRRIDNQLRGRSGRQGDPGESRFYLSMEDDLMRLFNQGLAQRIMSSGAYPEDLPLENKVVTRSIASAQRQVEARNFEIRKNVLKYDDVMTGQRELIYDERRRVLEGEDLKVQLSSFAESLVTGIVDQHTAGLPPRDWDLDVLWDTLRAYYPPSVTYAEVEKEYGGRASMVRSDLVGEVVGDIRTQYMEAEERLNANPLALQQLGEEPMRELERRVVIATVDRLWREHLYEMDYLKEGIGLRAMGQRDPLVEYKDEGAKLFSAMMERIREESVQQVFGFVKQFDVALTNAQEQADRVRAAEPVATGKPSTGVSASAEAGAATASAAPGQAAPSASATVDESTVAAVRAAAVAKAASVMGTVGHESQSRRLRYSSSDRERTSASAPSPTSGEGPFAGGNRAQRRAARRRRKH is encoded by the coding sequence GTGGGCATCATCGACAAGATCCTCCGCGCCGGCGAAGGGCGCCAGTTGCGCAAGCTCGACCGGACGGCCAAGCAGGTCGAGGCGCTGCGAGAGGACTTCGAGCAACTCACTGACGAAGAGCTTCGTGCCAAGACCGATGAGTTCAAGGAGCGTCTGGCGCAGGGGGAGACCCTGGACGACCTGCTCGTCGAAGCCTTCGCCACCGTCCGCGAAGCCGCATGGCGCGTCCTGCGTCAACGCCCCTTCCACGTCCAGATCATGGGCGGCGCCGCCCTTCACGGCGGCAACATCGCCGAGATGAAGACAGGCGAGGGCAAGACCCTGGTGGCCACCATGCCCGCCTACCTGCGATCCCTGACCGGCAAGGGCGTCCACGTGGTCACCGTCAACGACTACCTGGCCAAGTACCAGTCGGACCTCATGGCCCGCGTCTTCAACTTCCTCGGAGTGTCGGTGGGCTGCGTCCTGGTCGGGCAGGAGCCCGCCGAAAGGCGCCGCCAGTACGAGGCCGACATCACCTATGGCACCAACAACGAGTTCGGCTTCGACTACCTGCGCGACAACATGGCCCAACGCGTGGAGGACATGGTCCAGCGCGGCCACAACTACGTCATCGTCGACGAGGTCGACTCGATCCTCATCGACGAGGCCCGCACACCACTCATCATCTCCGGCCCTGCCTCCGGTGACGTCAACCGGTGGTACACGGAGTTCGCACGCATCGCACGCCTGCTCGAAGCCGGTGTCGACTACGAGGTCGACGAGAAGAAGCGCACTGTGGGCGTCCTGGAGGACGGCATCGACAAGGTCGAGGACCAGCTGGGCGTCGAGAACCTCTACGAGGCCGCGAACACACCGCTCATCGGCTTCCTGAACAATGCCATCAAGGCCAAGGAGCTCTTCCACCGCGACCGCGACTACATCGTCGACGGGGGAGAGGTCCTCATCGTCGACGAGCACACCGGCCGCGTCCTGCCGGGCCGCCGCTACAACGACGGCATGCACCAGGCCATCGAGGCCAAGGAAGGCGTGCAGATCAAGGCCGAGAACCAGACGCTGGCCACGATCACCCTGCAGAACTACTTCCGCTTGTACCCCGAAGGTTCGCGCGCGGGCATGACCGGCACCGCCGAGACCGAGGCCGCCGAGTTCGCCTCGACCTACAAGATCGGCGTCATCCCGATCCCCACGAACCGTCCGATGATCCGCAAGGACCAGACGGACCTGGTCTACCCGACGGAGAAGGGCAAACTGGCCGCCATCATCGAGGACATCGTCGCCAGGCACGATGCGGGCCAGCCGGTCCTGGTGGGCACCGCCTCCGTGGAGAAGTCCGAGCTGGTTTCGCGCCTGCTCAAGGAACGCCACATTCCCCACCAGGTCCTCAACGCCAAGCAGCACGCGCGCGAGGCGCAAGTCGTGGCCATGGCCGGCCGCAAGGGCGCCGTGACGGTGGCGACCAACATGGCCGGTCGAGGCACCGACATCATGCTGGGCGGCAACTCGGAGTTCATCGCCCAGGCCAACCTTGCCGCCCGCGGACTGGATCCGAAGGAGAACCCCGAGGAGTACCGGGAGCAGTGGCCGATCGCCCTCGAAGAGGCCGAGGCCGCCGTCCAGGCCGAACGTGAAGAGGTGCGCGAGCTCGGCGGCCTCTACGTCCTGGGCACTGAGCGTCACGAGTCCCGGCGCATCGACAACCAGTTGCGAGGCCGCTCCGGGCGCCAGGGGGACCCGGGCGAGTCCCGCTTCTACCTGTCCATGGAGGACGACCTCATGCGTCTGTTCAACCAGGGACTGGCTCAGCGGATCATGTCCTCGGGCGCCTACCCGGAGGATCTGCCTCTGGAGAACAAGGTCGTCACCCGCTCGATCGCCTCCGCCCAGCGCCAGGTCGAGGCGCGCAACTTCGAGATCCGCAAGAACGTCCTGAAGTACGACGACGTCATGACAGGTCAGCGTGAGCTCATCTACGACGAGCGTCGCCGCGTCCTGGAGGGTGAGGACCTCAAGGTCCAGTTGAGCTCCTTCGCGGAGTCCCTGGTCACGGGAATCGTCGACCAGCACACGGCTGGCCTGCCCCCGCGCGACTGGGACCTGGACGTCCTGTGGGACACCCTGCGCGCCTACTACCCGCCCTCGGTCACCTACGCCGAGGTCGAGAAGGAGTACGGCGGTCGCGCCTCCATGGTCCGATCCGACCTGGTGGGCGAGGTCGTGGGCGACATCCGCACCCAGTACATGGAGGCGGAGGAGCGTCTCAACGCCAATCCGCTGGCTCTCCAGCAGTTGGGCGAAGAACCCATGCGGGAGCTCGAGCGCCGCGTCGTCATCGCCACAGTCGACCGCCTGTGGCGTGAGCACCTCTACGAGATGGACTACCTCAAGGAGGGCATCGGATTGCGGGCGATGGGCCAGCGTGATCCGTTGGTCGAGTACAAGGACGAGGGCGCCAAACTGTTCAGCGCAATGATGGAGAGGATCCGCGAGGAGTCCGTCCAGCAGGTCTTCGGTTTCGTCAAGCAGTTCGACGTGGCTCTGACCAACGCCCAGGAACAGGCCGATCGTGTCCGGGCGGCCGAGCCTGTCGCCACCGGGAAGCCCTCCACCGGCGTGTCCGCATCGGCCGAGGCCGGCGCCGCCACTGCGTCCGCCGCCCCGGGTCAGGCGGCCCCCAGTGCGTCGGCCACGGTGGATGAGAGCACTGTGGCGGCTGTGCGCGCCGCAGCAGTGGCCAAGGCCGCCTCGGTCATGGGTACCGTGGGCCACGAGAGTCAGTCGCGACGTCTGAGGTACTCCTCATCCGACAGGGAGAGGACCAGCGCGTCGGCTCCTTCGCCGACTTCGGGCGAGGGGCCCTTCGCCGGTGGCAACCGCGCGCAGCGGCGTGCTGCACGTCGTCGACGCAAGCACTGA
- a CDS encoding Rv3235 family protein: MRTIAQQRSARSRAGSPGATNAVSAPQTPRSPGTRVHRHHDLHQVNLVGSRAHPVRDQQPEAPLLMTFPLPDPHTWAEGIARGLSEVLDGHRPLAQLRRWVTPEVLALVGHDLQVSGARKAAAAVVRACRVSTVRDGVVEVAALVSSGRRPRVLALRMEAIRGRWLTTALEHS, encoded by the coding sequence ATGAGAACCATCGCCCAGCAGCGCAGCGCCCGCTCGCGCGCAGGATCCCCAGGCGCCACCAACGCCGTCTCCGCGCCCCAAACGCCCCGTTCCCCGGGCACCCGAGTGCATCGGCACCATGACCTGCACCAGGTGAACCTCGTCGGTTCTCGGGCCCACCCCGTGCGCGACCAGCAGCCCGAGGCGCCCCTGCTCATGACGTTCCCGCTGCCGGACCCGCACACCTGGGCCGAAGGCATTGCCCGGGGCCTGAGCGAAGTGCTCGACGGACACCGTCCTCTCGCCCAACTCAGACGGTGGGTCACCCCGGAGGTCCTCGCACTTGTCGGCCACGACCTGCAGGTCAGCGGCGCGCGCAAGGCTGCCGCAGCGGTCGTGCGCGCCTGCAGGGTGAGCACCGTTCGCGACGGAGTGGTCGAGGTCGCAGCGCTCGTCTCCAGCGGCCGGCGCCCGCGAGTCCTCGCCCTGCGGATGGAAGCAATTCGAGGGCGGTGGCTGACCACCGCCCTCGAACACAGTTGA
- a CDS encoding LysM peptidoglycan-binding domain-containing protein produces the protein MDTTQPLSHSGSDHVERLMNGLLTVVGPPVSAGLAFAAWHMWPQTPEHRPDLLLAAVLALVAALLLAHNSLSLLIARLSLLRSTPAGLARACRSLVEVAGSPSARRLLARSSAGAALGVGLLASGLGSALAAEAPPADPGTVSQVPLQDDLVWGLDLSDMGAAASSAPPQTPPKAEAAQSAQPAPATPAPAPQVSAPPTTVAPPEDADTHVVAGGECLWSISADLLDPDASEADIARAWPTLYAHNRDVIGADPDLILPGQVLHIPGELQ, from the coding sequence ATGGACACGACGCAACCCCTCTCCCACTCCGGCAGTGATCACGTCGAACGCCTGATGAACGGGCTCTTGACCGTGGTGGGCCCACCGGTCAGCGCAGGCCTCGCATTCGCGGCATGGCACATGTGGCCGCAGACGCCGGAGCACCGCCCCGACCTGCTCCTTGCCGCTGTCCTCGCGCTGGTGGCCGCACTCCTGCTCGCCCACAACTCCCTGAGCCTGCTCATTGCGCGTCTGTCCCTGTTGCGCTCCACTCCCGCGGGCCTGGCCCGCGCGTGTCGCTCACTCGTCGAAGTGGCGGGAAGTCCCTCGGCGCGTCGCCTCCTCGCCCGCTCGAGCGCCGGAGCAGCACTCGGCGTGGGTCTGCTCGCCTCGGGCCTGGGCTCCGCCCTGGCCGCCGAGGCTCCCCCGGCCGACCCCGGCACAGTGTCGCAGGTCCCCCTTCAGGACGATCTCGTGTGGGGGCTGGACCTGTCGGACATGGGTGCGGCAGCCTCATCCGCTCCGCCACAGACCCCACCGAAGGCGGAAGCGGCCCAGAGTGCGCAGCCGGCACCTGCGACGCCTGCACCTGCACCACAGGTGTCGGCCCCGCCCACAACCGTCGCACCCCCGGAAGACGCCGACACACATGTGGTGGCCGGCGGAGAATGCCTGTGGTCGATTTCCGCGGATCTTCTCGACCCTGATGCCTCTGAGGCGGACATCGCCCGGGCGTGGCCGACCCTGTATGCCCACAACCGAGACGTCATCGGGGCCGACCCGGACCTCATCCTGCCGGGGCAGGTCCTCCACATACCCGGAGAACTGCAATGA
- a CDS encoding helix-turn-helix domain-containing protein, with product MSPRFLTLADVSETLNLTMSATRALVSSGELPAIQVGGKRTWRVEETVLEKFIQDQYTATRERITAGQTD from the coding sequence ATGAGCCCTAGATTTCTCACCCTGGCAGATGTGTCCGAAACCTTGAACCTCACGATGTCGGCAACCAGGGCGCTGGTTTCCTCGGGAGAACTGCCCGCGATCCAGGTCGGCGGCAAGCGCACGTGGCGTGTGGAGGAGACCGTCCTGGAGAAGTTCATCCAGGACCAGTACACCGCGACCCGCGAGCGCATCACCGCGGGCCAGACGGACTGA
- a CDS encoding SAF domain-containing protein, producing the protein MTTKATKIRVTRDRPVWKDPRFIGGLLLVILAVVGTTWIVSVARNGTPMLQATRAISPGEVLDSSNTTVVEVRTESDVYVKDGELPEDAVATRTIDKGELLTFSAARAGSDLKLRRIVLTVAQALPESVQAGDELELWAVPDDSLAGKDKVEPRQLGSRATLVQVLEANTADRGRRIEVVLHAEDLPEVLSATTRRTTLTAVPVGR; encoded by the coding sequence GTGACCACCAAAGCAACCAAGATCCGAGTGACCCGGGACCGCCCCGTGTGGAAGGACCCGAGGTTCATCGGAGGACTTCTTCTGGTCATCCTCGCCGTCGTCGGCACGACGTGGATCGTCTCCGTCGCACGCAACGGCACTCCGATGCTGCAGGCCACACGCGCCATCAGCCCAGGGGAGGTCCTCGACTCCTCCAACACCACCGTCGTCGAGGTGCGCACGGAGAGCGACGTCTACGTCAAGGACGGTGAACTGCCCGAGGACGCCGTCGCCACGCGCACCATCGACAAGGGAGAATTGCTCACCTTCAGCGCCGCACGAGCCGGCAGCGACCTCAAGCTTCGTCGCATCGTCCTCACCGTCGCCCAAGCTCTGCCCGAGAGCGTCCAGGCCGGCGACGAACTCGAACTGTGGGCGGTGCCGGACGACTCCCTGGCCGGAAAGGACAAGGTCGAGCCTCGTCAGCTCGGCAGCAGGGCCACTCTCGTCCAGGTCCTGGAGGCGAACACGGCAGATCGAGGGCGTCGCATCGAAGTCGTCCTCCACGCCGAGGACCTGCCCGAAGTCCTCAGCGCCACCACCCGACGCACCACCTTGACCGCAGTTCCGGTGGGACGATGA
- a CDS encoding AAA family ATPase, with the protein MSGPVHAVALLADAEVEGAIVAAIGRHPGVLEVVRRCADLAEVVAAVRAGTADLVCIDADDPDLDARVVEDLLLAGAGVVLLVDGRNPSALALGADAVIPSRATDQIIEALLALVRGDRALRALGSRGIPAAPLPEELDFPRPGQEITPGPGGKLVAVWGTSGAPGRSTSALAVARWASHAGKTVVVDADTLNPSLAHMLSLPVDPSGLGALSRVAGRGGVSPADVNRVVHTLDDGFSVLTGLGVPQRWKEVGPAALVDVLRAARRVAHTVVVDLPAVNLDPVEERSLHQGTRDETTAAVLREADTVLMVARGDAVGLHRLSLTHEWWSNQGFSARLVVCVNRCSSAAAGPRWPNAIRAALAPFLDGHLVHLVPEDEAVPDALLRGRTVVDNAREAPASRAWAELAATVVQGM; encoded by the coding sequence ATGAGCGGCCCCGTCCACGCCGTCGCCCTGCTGGCGGACGCCGAGGTCGAAGGCGCCATCGTCGCCGCCATCGGGCGGCATCCTGGAGTCCTCGAAGTCGTCCGGCGCTGCGCTGACCTTGCAGAGGTTGTCGCCGCCGTCCGAGCGGGCACGGCCGACTTGGTGTGCATCGATGCCGACGACCCCGACCTGGACGCCCGCGTGGTCGAGGACCTGCTCCTGGCCGGGGCGGGTGTGGTCCTGCTGGTCGACGGTCGGAACCCGTCCGCCTTGGCGCTGGGTGCGGACGCAGTCATCCCCTCCCGGGCCACCGACCAGATCATCGAGGCCCTTCTCGCCCTCGTGCGCGGGGACAGGGCCCTTCGAGCGCTCGGGTCGCGAGGAATCCCTGCGGCGCCCCTGCCGGAGGAACTCGACTTCCCGCGTCCCGGCCAGGAAATCACGCCCGGGCCGGGCGGAAAGCTCGTGGCCGTGTGGGGAACCTCGGGCGCCCCGGGCCGGTCCACCAGTGCCCTCGCGGTCGCCAGATGGGCCTCCCACGCGGGAAAGACCGTCGTGGTCGACGCGGACACGTTGAACCCGTCCTTGGCGCACATGCTGTCCCTGCCGGTGGACCCCTCGGGCCTGGGGGCGCTCTCGCGTGTGGCCGGACGCGGAGGCGTGAGCCCGGCAGACGTCAACCGGGTCGTGCACACCCTGGATGACGGATTCTCCGTCCTCACGGGCCTGGGGGTGCCCCAGCGTTGGAAGGAGGTGGGCCCCGCCGCGCTGGTCGACGTGCTCCGAGCCGCTCGGCGGGTGGCCCACACCGTCGTCGTCGACCTGCCTGCGGTCAACCTGGACCCCGTGGAAGAACGCAGTTTGCACCAGGGCACCCGGGACGAGACCACCGCAGCCGTCCTGAGGGAAGCGGACACGGTGCTGATGGTGGCGCGCGGCGACGCGGTGGGCCTGCACCGGCTCTCCCTGACTCACGAGTGGTGGAGCAACCAGGGCTTTTCCGCCCGCCTGGTCGTGTGCGTCAACCGGTGTTCGAGCGCTGCTGCCGGCCCCCGCTGGCCGAACGCCATTCGGGCCGCGCTGGCCCCCTTTCTCGACGGACACCTCGTCCACTTGGTTCCCGAGGACGAAGCGGTGCCCGACGCCCTGCTTCGCGGACGCACGGTGGTCGACAATGCGCGGGAAGCCCCCGCGTCCAGGGCGTGGGCGGAGCTTGCCGCCACCGTCGTGCAGGGCATGTGA